A genomic region of Thermodesulfitimonas autotrophica contains the following coding sequences:
- a CDS encoding CBS domain-containing protein, producing the protein MEVITTHLLTDFDGLAAMVAAKKLYPGASLVLPGKASCAVEDFLALHKDALLIEDAKNINLGRVRRLILVDTRNPRRIGFLNALVERADVEIHIYDHHPAHEDDVRGTLEVVEPIGATTTLLVERIREAGIELSPFEATVLALGIYEDTGSLLYPSTTCRDAAAAGFLLSCGANLSVVANFLERPLAAEQQELLKELILNAERHLVNGLKVLVTWARSEEFFDGLAILTHKLVEIEQLDVVFTIVEMVDRVYVTGRSGLPEVDVRAVLQHFGGGGHPAAAAAVVKRVTVEQVKERLLARLSESVRAPLTVAEIMSSPVKTVSPETTIAEAGQVMLRYGHSGLPVVREDQLVGILSRRDIEKAQRHNLTHAPVKAFMSHQVVTVEPYLPVSDAQTLMIEHNIGRLPVVEGGRLVGIVSRTDILRTLHPDFKPQFRLLYAPASPSAGKRNVAALLRAGVTAPALSILERLGARARESGRAAFLAGETVRDLLLGFRPRELKVVVEGDAAALAATVATEAKLRLKQTARQGGAVLLLADGCRCYVREARPGFFEYALGIQVNNRSLHQELYRQDFTIDALAVELAPERFGEVIDYFGGREDLKFGLVRVLHNRSFAEEPLRVLRAVWLSERFNFQIERQTLKLLREAVRDGLLERVAPPDFWRVVRSCLEDERASRFLGRCAELGIWPYIFPVASHWEVEPVLTYLPQALKTLESWGIVLKSRWLAYFITAVHWTNIPSAQALCERYRFGRHTTAKVVAAVSRWQELLGKLTARGQVDLVALAKAMLDLPREAYPLLYVLLSEEGYQERFREVLAAIWFNKPRLTGKDIKEMGAPPQEE; encoded by the coding sequence ATGGAAGTAATAACCACCCACCTGCTAACTGATTTTGACGGCCTGGCGGCGATGGTAGCGGCTAAAAAGCTTTACCCGGGAGCGTCGCTCGTTCTGCCCGGGAAAGCCAGTTGCGCTGTCGAGGATTTTTTGGCCTTGCATAAGGACGCCCTGCTGATAGAGGACGCGAAGAATATCAACTTAGGCAGGGTTAGGCGCCTGATCCTCGTTGATACCAGGAACCCGCGGCGGATTGGCTTTTTAAACGCTCTCGTTGAGCGGGCGGACGTCGAGATACACATTTACGACCACCACCCGGCCCACGAGGACGATGTGCGGGGGACGCTTGAGGTGGTTGAACCCATAGGGGCGACCACGACCCTGCTAGTGGAAAGGATTCGGGAGGCGGGGATAGAGCTTTCCCCTTTTGAAGCGACGGTTCTGGCGCTGGGAATATACGAAGATACCGGGAGCCTGCTCTACCCAAGCACCACCTGTCGGGATGCGGCGGCGGCCGGGTTTCTTTTGTCCTGCGGTGCAAACCTCTCGGTGGTAGCGAACTTCCTCGAGCGGCCGCTCGCGGCGGAGCAACAGGAGCTGCTTAAGGAACTTATCTTGAATGCGGAACGCCACCTGGTCAACGGCCTCAAGGTGCTCGTTACGTGGGCACGGAGCGAGGAGTTTTTCGACGGGCTGGCCATTCTGACGCATAAGTTAGTAGAGATCGAACAGCTTGACGTTGTTTTTACCATTGTGGAAATGGTCGACCGGGTTTACGTTACCGGGCGCTCCGGTCTTCCCGAGGTCGATGTGCGGGCTGTTTTGCAGCACTTTGGCGGCGGCGGGCACCCGGCGGCGGCAGCGGCGGTGGTAAAGCGGGTAACGGTGGAACAGGTCAAGGAGAGGCTTCTCGCGCGGCTCAGCGAGTCGGTGCGGGCACCGCTCACGGTGGCCGAGATCATGAGTTCCCCCGTTAAAACCGTATCTCCGGAAACGACCATCGCTGAGGCCGGACAGGTGATGCTGCGCTACGGTCATAGCGGCTTGCCGGTCGTTCGGGAGGACCAGCTGGTTGGCATTTTGTCCCGCCGGGACATTGAAAAGGCCCAGCGGCATAACCTCACCCACGCCCCCGTGAAGGCTTTCATGAGCCACCAGGTCGTCACGGTGGAGCCTTACCTGCCGGTGAGTGATGCCCAGACCTTGATGATTGAGCATAATATCGGCAGGCTTCCCGTTGTTGAAGGGGGACGGCTCGTTGGTATCGTCTCCCGTACCGATATCTTGCGCACGCTGCATCCCGATTTTAAACCCCAGTTTCGCCTGCTCTATGCGCCGGCGTCGCCCTCGGCGGGGAAGCGGAATGTCGCCGCGCTTTTGCGGGCAGGCGTGACCGCCCCGGCGTTAAGCATTTTGGAGCGCCTGGGCGCGAGGGCCCGGGAAAGCGGGAGGGCGGCCTTTTTAGCGGGGGAAACGGTGCGCGACCTCCTTCTGGGCTTCAGGCCGCGGGAATTAAAAGTGGTGGTAGAAGGTGATGCGGCGGCGCTTGCTGCGACGGTGGCGACAGAGGCGAAACTGCGGCTAAAACAGACGGCGCGGCAGGGCGGGGCTGTTCTCCTGCTGGCCGACGGTTGCCGGTGCTACGTGCGCGAGGCCCGGCCCGGTTTCTTCGAGTACGCCCTCGGCATCCAGGTAAACAACCGGTCTTTGCACCAGGAGCTCTACCGGCAGGACTTTACTATTGACGCTCTGGCGGTAGAACTCGCCCCGGAACGCTTTGGGGAGGTTATCGATTATTTTGGCGGGCGGGAGGACCTAAAGTTTGGCTTGGTGCGCGTCCTTCATAACCGCAGCTTCGCCGAAGAACCGCTCCGGGTGTTGCGGGCGGTGTGGCTGTCGGAGCGCTTCAATTTCCAGATCGAGCGCCAGACCCTGAAACTTCTTCGGGAGGCGGTGCGCGACGGTCTTTTGGAGCGGGTTGCGCCGCCGGACTTCTGGCGGGTAGTGCGGTCTTGCCTGGAGGACGAGAGGGCTTCGCGGTTTTTAGGGCGCTGCGCTGAACTCGGCATTTGGCCTTACATCTTTCCGGTGGCGAGTCATTGGGAAGTGGAGCCGGTGCTCACCTACCTGCCGCAGGCTCTAAAAACGCTCGAATCGTGGGGGATAGTCTTAAAGTCGCGGTGGCTCGCCTACTTCATCACCGCTGTCCACTGGACCAACATACCTTCCGCGCAGGCGCTCTGCGAGCGGTACCGTTTTGGCCGGCATACGACGGCTAAAGTAGTGGCTGCGGTATCCCGGTGGCAGGAGCTCTTAGGAAAACTTACGGCACGCGGCCAGGTGGACCTGGTTGCCCTGGCTAAAGCGATGCTTGACCTGCCGCGTGAGGCCTACCCGCTCCTTTACGTTTTGCTGAGCGAAGAGGGATACCAGGAGCGGTTCCGGGAGGTTCTGGCCGCCATCTGGTTTAATAAACCGCGGCTGACTGGTAAGGATATTAAGGAAATGGGTGCACCGCCACAAGAGGAGTAG
- the lysA gene encoding diaminopimelate decarboxylase, with product MHLRGTQRINAAGELEIGGISAVALAQKFGTPLYVVDEALFRENCRRYREAFGPDNRVVYAGKALLCTAICRLVEEEGLYLDVSSGGELYTALAAGFPPGRIYFHGNNKAPDEIRQGLEAGVGRFVVDNLYELTLLDRLAGDAGRRQEILLRLTPGIEAHTHQYIRTGQIDSKFGLPIATGQALAGIRQALESPNLKLVGLHCHIGSQIFDLEPFREAARVMLGFAGEVREATGWVIEELDLGGGLGIYYVSGDDPPAIEAYAAAILETVREAVRERGLPLPRVVVEPGRSIAGPAGITLYTVGGVKEIPGVRLYVMVDGGMNDNIRPALYQARYEAALANRMREEPATPVTVAGKCCESGDILIHNVHLPYPVPGDILAVPATGAYNYAMSMNYNRLPRPAMVLVGDGRAEVIVARESFADLTRNDRIPERLWK from the coding sequence ATGCATTTACGCGGGACACAGCGGATTAACGCGGCAGGGGAACTCGAGATAGGCGGTATCAGTGCGGTGGCGCTGGCCCAGAAGTTTGGGACGCCGCTTTATGTGGTAGATGAAGCCCTTTTTCGGGAAAATTGCCGGCGGTACCGCGAGGCCTTCGGCCCGGACAACCGGGTTGTTTATGCAGGTAAAGCCCTTCTCTGCACCGCGATCTGCCGGCTGGTCGAGGAAGAGGGGCTTTACCTCGATGTATCCTCTGGTGGCGAACTTTATACGGCACTTGCGGCTGGCTTCCCACCGGGGCGCATCTATTTCCACGGTAACAATAAAGCGCCGGATGAAATCCGGCAAGGGCTCGAAGCCGGTGTGGGCCGGTTCGTGGTGGATAACCTTTATGAACTGACCCTGCTCGACCGCCTGGCTGGTGATGCGGGACGGCGGCAGGAGATTCTGCTGCGCCTTACGCCCGGCATCGAGGCGCACACCCACCAGTACATCCGCACGGGCCAGATCGACTCCAAATTCGGTCTGCCGATCGCCACAGGGCAAGCGCTGGCGGGCATCCGGCAGGCGCTTGAGTCTCCTAATTTGAAGCTGGTGGGCTTACACTGTCATATTGGCTCCCAGATCTTCGATTTGGAGCCTTTCCGGGAGGCAGCCCGGGTGATGCTCGGGTTCGCCGGGGAAGTCCGGGAAGCCACGGGTTGGGTTATAGAGGAGCTTGATCTTGGCGGCGGGCTGGGTATTTACTACGTGTCTGGTGACGACCCGCCGGCCATCGAAGCGTACGCAGCGGCGATCCTCGAAACGGTGCGGGAGGCGGTTCGGGAACGCGGGCTGCCTCTGCCGCGGGTTGTTGTGGAACCGGGGCGGTCGATAGCGGGGCCGGCGGGGATAACGCTCTACACCGTGGGTGGGGTCAAGGAAATTCCAGGCGTGCGGCTTTACGTCATGGTGGATGGCGGAATGAACGACAATATCCGCCCGGCACTTTACCAGGCCCGCTACGAAGCGGCACTGGCCAACCGGATGCGGGAGGAGCCGGCGACGCCCGTCACCGTTGCCGGAAAGTGCTGCGAGTCGGGTGACATCCTCATCCACAACGTTCATCTGCCCTATCCTGTGCCGGGGGATATCCTCGCCGTGCCAGCGACTGGCGCTTACAATTACGCGATGTCCATGAACTATAACCGTTTACCTCGCCCGGCGATGGTTCTGGTCGGTGACGGCCGGGCGGAGGTGATTGTGGCCCGGGAAAGTTTTGCCGATCTTACCCGTAACGACCGGATTCCAGAACGTTTATGGAAGTAA
- a CDS encoding site-2 protease family protein, translated as MFNLPSAYEIILLTPAVVVGLTVHEFAHGWVADRCGDPTARYAGRLTLNPLKHVDPVGLLLLYLAGFGWARPVPVNPYNFRDRRQGLLLVSLAGPVANLGIALLAAVLLGLSGMGNPTLNDLLRVMIWINVVLAVFNLLPVPPLDGSKVLAALVPGRQEWLYWLEQYGIIILVVLVFSGVIGLLLKVVITPLAGLFLNLAYGLAALTR; from the coding sequence TTGTTTAATCTGCCTTCGGCTTACGAAATTATCCTGCTCACTCCGGCGGTGGTAGTGGGGCTGACGGTGCACGAGTTTGCTCACGGCTGGGTGGCGGATAGGTGCGGCGATCCTACGGCGCGCTATGCCGGGCGTCTGACGCTGAATCCCTTAAAACACGTAGACCCGGTCGGGCTTTTGCTCCTTTATCTTGCGGGTTTCGGTTGGGCACGGCCGGTGCCGGTAAATCCGTATAATTTCCGGGACCGCCGGCAGGGGTTGCTGCTTGTTTCGCTTGCCGGGCCGGTAGCGAACCTTGGTATCGCCTTGCTTGCGGCGGTCCTCCTGGGATTGTCAGGGATGGGGAACCCTACCCTCAACGATCTCTTGCGGGTGATGATCTGGATTAATGTGGTGCTTGCGGTTTTCAATCTGCTCCCTGTGCCGCCGCTCGACGGCTCAAAGGTATTGGCGGCGCTTGTGCCCGGGCGGCAGGAGTGGCTTTACTGGCTGGAGCAATACGGGATAATAATTCTCGTGGTGCTTGTTTTTAGCGGTGTCATCGGTCTTCTCCTGAAGGTCGTAATCACGCCGCTTGCCGGTTTGTTTCTTAACCTTGCCTATGGGCTGGCCGCCCTTACGCGCTAA